One genomic window of Candidatus Nitrosopumilus sediminis includes the following:
- a CDS encoding rhodanese-like domain-containing protein, which translates to MADKITAKELMSQKNDFVIIDVREADELEGGKIEDSIHMPLGLSIRNAKKKQIEHLKDKKICTYCGTGYRGNIAADELVKEGFNAITLEGGYPSWN; encoded by the coding sequence ATGGCAGATAAAATTACTGCAAAAGAGTTAATGTCTCAAAAAAATGATTTTGTGATAATCGATGTCAGAGAAGCTGATGAACTAGAGGGTGGAAAAATTGAGGACTCTATTCACATGCCTTTGGGATTGAGTATCCGAAATGCAAAGAAAAAACAGATTGAACACCTCAAGGATAAGAAAATTTGTACCTATTGTGGAACCGGTTATAGAGGAAATATTGCAGCTGATGAACTAGTAAAAGAAGGATTCAATGCAATCACTTTGGAAGGCGGCTATCCTTCATGGAATTAA
- a CDS encoding PD-(D/E)XK nuclease family protein encodes MLKAREPELLEREDGHWYQTKFDKIYPSISTILSATAPEHKKNGLAIWKENEPAHEYITKQAQDIGTQSHKIIEDFLSNNLSLDEFDLLPIAHFNNLKPFLENISDVTSIEQRMYSDKLQVAGTSDLIAEYNGELSIIDYKTKRKPQVDEYMYEYYLQTTCYAQMFQEVTGQKINQVVILVSSEKNTRQEFIKNCDDYIQPMLERVEKYYLNSLE; translated from the coding sequence ATGTTGAAAGCTAGGGAGCCAGAACTTTTGGAAAGAGAAGATGGACATTGGTATCAGACAAAATTTGATAAAATATATCCATCAATTAGCACGATTTTATCTGCTACTGCTCCAGAGCATAAAAAAAATGGTTTAGCAATATGGAAGGAAAATGAACCTGCACACGAGTACATTACAAAACAAGCTCAAGATATAGGCACACAATCACATAAAATTATTGAGGATTTTCTAAGTAATAATTTGTCTCTAGATGAATTTGATCTGTTGCCTATTGCTCATTTTAATAATCTGAAACCTTTTTTGGAGAATATTTCTGATGTGACCAGCATAGAACAAAGAATGTATTCTGATAAATTGCAAGTTGCAGGAACTAGTGATTTGATTGCAGAATATAATGGCGAACTTTCAATCATTGACTATAAAACAAAAAGAAAGCCTCAGGTTGATGAATACATGTACGAATATTACTTGCAAACTACATGTTATGCACAAATGTTTCAAGAGGTTACTGGTCAGAAAATCAACCAAGTTGTGATTTTAGTTAGTAGCGAGAAGAATACTAGACAAGAATTTATCAAAAACTGTGATGACTATATTCAACCCATGCTAGAACGCGTTGAAAAATATTATCTTAACAGTTTGGAATAA
- a CDS encoding DEAD/DEAH box helicase, whose product MVQSYEDVGGPWVCPKCNPEKIQIKSPTYGVNYSGRTKQCSKGCGAEIYWDEGFKSDSGKFIPIDSRTDEPHRCDGPTKSGEYFPDEIKKYARVEKKDPAPKIPIPQSILFDINKIPKSLIENDYIIREIIQGHKEESLALIHYERLIAPEADKIPIESLKDVLSDNIIKGLEKYGFSGLLPFQEESIREILKGNNSIISAPTGSGKTEAFAIPILQKISENPTPGVFTLLVYPLNALIDDQVSKISDLIQKCKLGNKVGIYSIHGGQSTEYKDMIISDANEKALIIATNFDFINYHLILQDKKWNELFKNAKIIVIDEAHSYTSFHGSNVYQVLKRMKRYMGKVQFIGSSATLDNSKEFFSNMFDLPESSFSYIKSEFRRKQNMHMFFIMPRKFRQRTTMEMLSSICYKNKSTQLVFSNSHNDAEFLASNVENANEGIRIQIHRGGLDQRDRKLYESQMKAGELDVLSCTPTLELGIDIGHVDVVISAFKNEFDSFIQRIGRAGRMGQKSYAICVFDPDDAACHYFARHIDEYLKQDHIIPINKKNPIISDKHIESAEIEEISATESDKSQFFDFANSINLRGTSGEIGIYYNSRKIGTRGVPVGYYQLHQKAIYHFNKQNYEVNSLIKSQNGARAYLVRSNEKGKRTMPIVKTSIIQASEGKAKHREVIVKDKKISLRYGIISLDRTITGYMKGNYNESADKFTMYNGSSISGWRNFHWKSKHSAVSITIPSEFLSKSISNSKSPIVNDSRVHTIAHVLVNASKILTKSESSDIDSYYDNGIIYIYDNSSDGFNGCSKIIFDEFEKVLNIAFSLIEDCDCPTEKTEEKDWGGCPKCTFTTGYCQTKNKELTKKGAKEFLLSFQKP is encoded by the coding sequence ATGGTACAAAGCTATGAAGATGTTGGAGGGCCGTGGGTATGCCCTAAATGCAATCCCGAAAAAATTCAGATCAAATCCCCAACGTATGGTGTTAATTATTCAGGAAGAACAAAGCAGTGCTCTAAAGGATGCGGTGCTGAAATTTACTGGGATGAGGGATTCAAATCAGACAGTGGAAAGTTCATCCCAATTGATTCAAGAACAGATGAGCCACATAGATGTGATGGACCAACAAAATCAGGAGAATATTTCCCAGATGAAATAAAAAAATATGCCAGAGTAGAGAAAAAAGATCCAGCACCAAAAATTCCGATACCGCAAAGCATTCTTTTTGACATAAACAAGATTCCAAAATCACTAATTGAGAATGACTATATCATCAGAGAGATCATTCAAGGGCATAAAGAAGAATCACTTGCGCTTATCCACTATGAAAGATTGATTGCGCCAGAGGCTGATAAAATCCCAATTGAATCTCTAAAAGATGTCTTATCAGATAACATCATCAAAGGATTAGAAAAGTATGGATTTTCAGGGCTCTTGCCATTTCAAGAAGAATCCATTCGCGAAATTCTAAAAGGAAACAATTCAATAATTTCAGCACCCACAGGCTCAGGAAAGACAGAAGCTTTTGCCATACCAATTCTTCAAAAAATTTCAGAAAATCCCACACCAGGAGTGTTTACCTTACTGGTGTATCCACTAAATGCGCTAATAGATGATCAAGTATCAAAGATATCTGATTTAATTCAGAAATGCAAACTAGGAAACAAAGTTGGAATATACTCCATTCATGGAGGTCAAAGTACAGAATACAAAGACATGATAATTTCAGATGCAAATGAAAAAGCTCTAATCATTGCAACAAATTTTGATTTTATTAATTACCACCTAATTTTACAAGACAAAAAATGGAATGAGTTATTCAAAAATGCAAAAATAATTGTAATAGATGAGGCCCATTCCTATACAAGTTTTCATGGTTCAAACGTGTACCAAGTTCTTAAGAGGATGAAGCGATACATGGGGAAAGTTCAATTTATCGGATCATCTGCTACGCTAGATAACTCAAAAGAGTTTTTTTCAAACATGTTTGATTTACCTGAAAGTTCATTCTCATATATCAAAAGTGAATTTAGAAGGAAGCAAAACATGCACATGTTTTTCATAATGCCTAGAAAATTCAGACAAAGAACTACAATGGAGATGTTATCATCTATTTGTTACAAAAACAAATCGACTCAGCTGGTTTTTAGTAATTCTCACAACGATGCAGAATTTCTTGCATCAAATGTCGAAAATGCAAATGAGGGAATCAGAATTCAAATTCACAGAGGGGGACTAGATCAAAGAGATAGGAAATTGTACGAGTCCCAAATGAAAGCAGGTGAACTTGATGTCCTTTCTTGCACACCCACACTGGAATTAGGAATCGATATCGGACATGTTGATGTAGTAATATCTGCATTCAAAAACGAGTTTGATTCATTTATTCAAAGAATCGGCAGAGCTGGACGGATGGGTCAAAAATCATATGCAATCTGTGTATTTGATCCAGATGATGCGGCATGTCATTATTTTGCACGGCATATCGATGAATATCTAAAACAAGATCACATCATACCAATTAACAAGAAAAATCCCATAATTTCTGACAAACATATCGAATCAGCAGAGATCGAAGAGATATCTGCAACAGAATCAGATAAATCTCAATTTTTTGATTTTGCAAACAGCATAAACTTACGAGGGACATCAGGAGAAATTGGCATCTATTATAATTCTAGAAAAATCGGGACACGTGGAGTTCCTGTAGGATATTATCAATTACATCAAAAGGCAATCTACCATTTTAACAAGCAAAACTATGAGGTTAATTCACTGATTAAATCTCAAAATGGAGCAAGAGCATACCTCGTAAGATCAAATGAAAAGGGCAAGAGGACAATGCCAATAGTCAAAACAAGTATTATTCAGGCATCAGAAGGGAAAGCAAAGCACAGAGAGGTCATCGTAAAAGACAAAAAAATCTCTTTGAGATATGGAATAATCTCTCTAGACAGAACCATTACAGGATATATGAAAGGAAACTACAATGAATCAGCAGACAAATTCACAATGTATAATGGAAGTAGTATATCAGGGTGGAGAAACTTCCATTGGAAATCAAAACATTCAGCAGTAAGCATTACCATACCTTCAGAGTTTCTATCAAAATCAATCTCAAACTCTAAAAGTCCAATAGTCAATGATTCCAGAGTACATACAATTGCCCACGTACTAGTAAATGCAAGCAAGATTTTAACAAAGTCAGAATCAAGTGACATCGATTCATATTATGACAATGGAATAATCTACATATACGATAATTCTTCTGACGGATTTAACGGATGCAGTAAAATTATTTTTGATGAATTTGAAAAAGTTCTCAATATCGCTTTTTCTTTGATAGAGGATTGTGATTGTCCAACGGAGAAAACTGAAGAGAAGGATTGGGGTGGATGTCCAAAATGTACATTCACAACAGGTTATTGTCAGACGAAAAATAAAGAATTGACAAAGAAGGGGGCAAAAGAATTTCTTTTATCTTTTCAAAAACCTTGA
- a CDS encoding TrmB family transcriptional regulator, with amino-acid sequence MTSVGVQETIGSEYDSISNSIKLILKKFGTTENEFKVYRHLIKNGPQHANKVGKELKIYRTETYRLLKSLQQKGMVNIIFDKPSKFAAIDYAKALDHLINTQISRLNELRLVRDSLLK; translated from the coding sequence ATGACATCAGTTGGTGTACAGGAAACTATTGGTAGTGAATATGACTCAATTTCAAATTCCATAAAATTAATTTTAAAAAAATTTGGAACGACTGAGAATGAATTCAAAGTGTATCGTCACTTAATAAAAAATGGTCCTCAGCATGCAAATAAAGTTGGAAAAGAATTAAAAATTTACCGAACTGAAACTTATCGATTGTTGAAATCATTACAACAAAAAGGAATGGTTAACATAATTTTCGACAAACCTTCAAAATTTGCTGCAATTGATTATGCTAAAGCGCTTGATCATTTGATTAATACACAAATCAGTAGATTAAACGAACTTAGGCTGGTAAGAGATTCATTATTAAAATAA
- a CDS encoding anthranilate synthase component I family protein, translating to MDTFGKTQAKVVPLDLSENQFQIYNKISRNYSHSFLFESLTGPEVLAETSVMGFDPKIILKGYSEKVEIIENGKRTTIKTTEPFGELKKLLGKSNDQTYRYLGGAVGVVNYDAVRLVENIADTHGASQPLMEFGIYDDGILYDKIHEKLFYFYHDENRFDKLVIGDDSFGEFHSSDVTANMDEVKYSEIVNKAKKYIHDGDIFQVVLSRKFAFDTDGDNLTLYKTLRKLNPSPYMYHLKQDSKTIIGASPEMLVRITGDKVETFPIAGTRKITDDEEKNKALSEELIHDEKELAEHTMLVDLGRNDIGRVCRYGTVHPESLMEIKRFSHVQHIVSHVVGNLAPENDMFDAFQAVFPAGTVSGAPKVRAMEIIDELETEARGPYAGAVGYFSYNGCCDFAIAIRSIFIENGKGFVQSGAGIVSDSVAENEFKETEHKAGAMLQALKEAAS from the coding sequence GTGGACACCTTTGGAAAAACGCAAGCAAAAGTAGTACCTCTAGATTTATCTGAAAATCAATTTCAAATTTACAATAAAATATCAAGAAACTATTCACATTCATTTCTTTTTGAATCCCTAACAGGTCCTGAAGTATTAGCAGAAACATCTGTGATGGGGTTTGATCCTAAAATAATTCTCAAAGGATATTCAGAAAAGGTAGAAATTATTGAAAACGGGAAAAGAACAACTATCAAAACTACAGAGCCATTTGGAGAATTAAAAAAATTACTTGGAAAATCAAATGATCAAACCTATCGATATCTAGGAGGAGCAGTAGGAGTAGTAAATTACGACGCAGTTAGATTAGTAGAAAACATTGCAGATACACATGGGGCCTCTCAACCATTAATGGAATTTGGAATTTATGATGACGGAATATTATATGACAAAATACATGAGAAACTATTCTATTTTTATCATGACGAGAACAGATTTGATAAATTAGTGATAGGAGATGATTCCTTTGGAGAATTTCACTCAAGTGATGTTACAGCAAACATGGATGAAGTAAAATATTCTGAAATTGTAAACAAGGCAAAAAAATACATTCATGATGGAGATATTTTCCAAGTAGTACTATCTAGAAAATTCGCATTTGACACCGATGGAGACAATTTGACATTATACAAAACACTAAGAAAATTAAATCCATCACCATACATGTATCATTTAAAACAAGACTCAAAAACAATTATCGGTGCATCGCCTGAAATGTTAGTAAGGATTACAGGAGACAAAGTAGAAACATTTCCAATTGCAGGCACTAGGAAAATAACCGACGATGAAGAAAAAAACAAGGCTTTGTCAGAAGAACTAATTCATGATGAAAAGGAATTAGCAGAGCATACAATGTTAGTGGATTTGGGTAGAAATGATATTGGCAGAGTTTGCAGATATGGAACTGTTCATCCAGAATCATTAATGGAAATAAAACGATTCAGTCATGTCCAGCACATTGTCAGTCATGTAGTGGGTAATTTAGCACCTGAAAACGACATGTTTGATGCGTTTCAAGCAGTATTTCCAGCAGGAACTGTATCAGGAGCCCCAAAGGTGAGAGCCATGGAAATAATTGACGAACTGGAAACAGAGGCCAGAGGGCCATATGCGGGGGCAGTAGGTTATTTTTCTTACAACGGATGTTGTGATTTTGCAATTGCCATTAGAAGCATATTCATTGAAAATGGTAAAGGATTTGTCCAATCAGGTGCAGGTATAGTTTCAGACTCGGTAGCTGAAAACGAATTCAAAGAAACAGAACACAAGGCAGGAGCTATGCTTCAAGCATTAAAGGAGGCAGCCAGTTGA
- a CDS encoding anthranilate synthase component II, producing MKFLIIDNYDSFVYNIAQYLGELGVECDVIRNDKITLSQIKERKYDAIIISPGPGTPEDKKYFGVCSDVIKDMGSHTPILGVCLGHQGIIDAFGGKVTNAGCIRHGKTSPVNHTNSKLFTDVKNPFRATRYHSLVGDKTVIPDILEVTATASDDGEVMAIQHKEYLIQGVQFHPESIMTEDGKKILYNFIKQVKERKN from the coding sequence TTGAAATTTTTGATCATAGACAATTATGATTCGTTTGTATACAACATTGCTCAATACCTTGGAGAACTTGGAGTAGAGTGTGATGTAATTAGAAATGACAAGATTACATTATCTCAGATCAAAGAGAGAAAGTATGATGCAATAATTATCTCCCCAGGTCCAGGAACACCTGAAGATAAAAAATACTTTGGAGTATGCTCAGATGTAATCAAAGACATGGGATCCCATACCCCAATTCTAGGAGTTTGTCTAGGACATCAAGGAATTATTGATGCATTTGGAGGCAAAGTAACTAATGCAGGATGTATAAGACATGGAAAGACCAGTCCTGTGAACCATACAAATTCAAAATTATTTACAGATGTAAAAAACCCATTTAGAGCAACAAGGTACCATAGTTTAGTCGGAGATAAAACAGTAATTCCAGATATTTTAGAAGTAACAGCAACCGCATCAGATGATGGGGAAGTTATGGCAATTCAACATAAAGAATACCTGATTCAAGGAGTGCAATTTCATCCAGAATCAATAATGACAGAAGACGGGAAAAAAATTCTGTACAATTTCATAAAGCAAGTAAAGGAGAGAAAGAATTGA
- the trpD gene encoding anthranilate phosphoribosyltransferase: MISELITKLQEKTDLTYDEMTQLMTEVLSGKTDDTQNANFLSSLAEKGETDDELLGMLDKMQEFSLKIEPKNQGTVIDMCGTGGDKLQTFNISTTASFVVAASGGIVAKHGNRSSSGVSGSADIFEYFGYDLDLEPPKIADILEKHNICFMFAQKFHPAMKHVSAARKQLGKRTAFNLLGPLSNPAGVKNQLVGVFSIEYLDRLPLILKRKGAENVMTVRSDDGMDEFSTSTTNRVCVLKNDKVLMNAIDPEVVGLHKSSLRDIQIKTKEEAIKSFVGVLNNSANQAMIETTALNAAGGLIVANISKNFEEAVELALNTIKSGKAYSLLEKFVQDTGDVAKLREINNG; this comes from the coding sequence TTGATTTCAGAACTAATTACAAAGTTACAAGAAAAAACAGACCTGACATATGACGAAATGACTCAGTTGATGACAGAGGTTCTTTCAGGAAAAACAGACGACACCCAAAATGCCAATTTTTTATCTAGCCTTGCAGAAAAAGGAGAAACAGACGATGAATTATTAGGAATGCTTGACAAAATGCAAGAATTTTCACTCAAAATTGAGCCTAAAAATCAAGGGACAGTAATAGACATGTGTGGTACAGGAGGGGACAAATTGCAGACATTCAACATCTCAACCACAGCGTCATTTGTAGTAGCAGCATCTGGAGGAATTGTGGCCAAACACGGCAATCGCTCCAGTTCAGGAGTTTCTGGAAGTGCAGATATTTTCGAATATTTCGGCTATGACTTGGATTTAGAACCACCAAAAATTGCAGATATTTTAGAAAAGCACAACATCTGTTTCATGTTTGCACAAAAATTTCATCCTGCAATGAAACATGTGTCAGCAGCTAGAAAACAATTAGGAAAAAGAACGGCATTTAATTTACTTGGCCCACTATCAAATCCTGCAGGAGTAAAAAATCAGCTAGTAGGAGTATTCTCTATAGAATATTTGGATAGATTACCATTAATTCTCAAAAGAAAAGGAGCAGAGAATGTTATGACAGTTAGGTCAGATGATGGAATGGATGAATTTTCAACTAGTACTACAAATCGTGTATGTGTATTGAAAAATGATAAAGTGTTAATGAATGCAATTGATCCTGAAGTGGTAGGCTTACACAAATCATCTCTTCGTGATATTCAAATAAAGACAAAAGAAGAAGCTATAAAGTCATTTGTTGGAGTATTAAATAATTCTGCAAATCAAGCAATGATTGAGACCACAGCTCTTAATGCCGCAGGAGGGTTGATTGTTGCAAATATTTCCAAGAACTTTGAAGAAGCAGTTGAACTAGCATTAAACACAATAAAAAGTGGGAAAGCATATTCATTGTTAGAGAAGTTTGTTCAAGATACTGGAGATGTTGCAAAACTAAGGGAGATTAACAATGGCTGA
- a CDS encoding indole-3-glycerol phosphate synthase TrpC, with protein sequence MAENILRKLVSNSQMAINDGVYEVDANLEKSTKDFIQIINTNLHATLLTEIKFASPSLGKIRTLTDPVSIANQMIAGGSKALSVLTQPHLFHGSPEYFIKVREAVDVPMLMKDIMIDKIQIDAAKKIGADFMLVIQSLYDQKFLSDIDEFIDYGHKQGLQILLEVHTKQELQNALKTEADLIGINNRNLDTLEIDLKTTETILLGEEKTRPILSESGINTPEDIQYLKKCGADAFLIGSSIMKSDNIEEEVKKLVNAY encoded by the coding sequence ATGGCTGAAAACATTCTACGAAAACTGGTAAGCAATTCCCAGATGGCAATTAATGACGGAGTTTATGAGGTGGATGCAAATTTGGAAAAATCTACCAAAGACTTTATCCAAATTATCAATACAAATCTACATGCAACATTGCTTACTGAGATAAAATTTGCATCCCCATCCTTAGGAAAAATTCGAACATTAACTGATCCAGTAAGCATTGCAAATCAAATGATTGCAGGAGGCTCAAAAGCCCTCTCAGTTTTGACTCAACCACACCTATTTCATGGCTCGCCAGAATATTTCATTAAAGTCAGAGAGGCAGTGGATGTGCCAATGCTCATGAAAGACATCATGATTGATAAAATCCAAATTGATGCGGCAAAGAAGATTGGTGCAGATTTTATGTTAGTTATTCAATCGCTTTATGATCAAAAGTTCCTCTCAGATATAGATGAGTTCATAGACTATGGTCACAAACAAGGATTGCAGATTTTGCTTGAAGTACATACAAAACAAGAATTACAAAATGCACTAAAGACAGAAGCGGATCTCATTGGAATTAATAACAGGAATTTAGATACTTTAGAAATAGATCTAAAAACTACGGAGACCATTCTTCTAGGAGAAGAAAAAACAAGACCAATACTATCTGAAAGCGGGATAAATACACCTGAAGACATCCAATATCTAAAAAAGTGCGGAGCAGATGCATTTCTAATAGGATCAAGCATTATGAAAAGTGACAACATTGAAGAAGAGGTAAAGAAATTGGTGAATGCATATTGA
- the trpB gene encoding tryptophan synthase subunit beta encodes MKYPKNGRFGEFGGKYIPETLVPAIEELEENYLKFKNDKKFKKELDYYLKVYAGRPTPLYYAKNLSEKIGGAKIYLKREDLLHGGAHKINNTLGQALLAKKMNKKRIIAETGAGQHGVATAMACAALGMKAEVYMGYRDTVRQKQNVFRMNMLGCDVHPVKSGSKTLKDAINEAIRDWITNVENTYYLLGSAVGPHPYPVMVRDFQSVIGNEIKSQMKKINNKAPDTVIACVGGGSNAIGTFYPLVDTNSEIIGVEAAGHGLKSKMHSATLSVGTKGVLHGMMTYLLQDKEGQITETHSISAGLDYPGVGPEHSYYKDTKRVKYHAATDAEVIDAFLTLTRTEGIIPALESSHAIAEAMKVARKSKKSESIVVTLSGRGDKDIEEVQNYLNKHVKN; translated from the coding sequence TTGAAGTATCCTAAAAACGGAAGATTTGGAGAATTTGGCGGAAAGTATATTCCAGAAACTTTGGTGCCGGCAATAGAAGAGCTAGAAGAAAATTATCTTAAATTTAAAAATGATAAAAAATTCAAAAAAGAATTAGATTACTATCTTAAGGTGTATGCAGGAAGACCAACGCCGCTGTACTATGCAAAGAATTTATCTGAAAAGATTGGCGGCGCTAAAATCTATCTTAAACGAGAAGACCTGCTTCATGGAGGAGCTCATAAAATTAACAACACGTTGGGTCAAGCACTACTTGCAAAAAAGATGAACAAAAAAAGAATCATTGCAGAAACAGGAGCTGGTCAGCATGGAGTAGCAACAGCAATGGCATGTGCCGCATTGGGAATGAAAGCAGAAGTATACATGGGATATAGAGATACAGTTAGGCAAAAACAAAACGTATTTCGAATGAACATGCTTGGTTGTGATGTACACCCAGTAAAATCAGGCTCTAAAACTCTCAAAGATGCAATCAATGAAGCAATTCGTGATTGGATTACAAATGTAGAGAATACGTACTATTTACTTGGTTCAGCAGTAGGCCCACATCCATATCCTGTAATGGTGAGAGATTTTCAAAGCGTGATTGGGAATGAAATTAAATCACAGATGAAAAAAATCAACAACAAGGCACCAGATACTGTAATTGCATGTGTCGGAGGGGGTTCTAATGCAATTGGAACGTTTTATCCGTTGGTAGATACTAATTCAGAGATTATCGGCGTAGAAGCTGCAGGCCATGGATTGAAATCAAAAATGCATTCAGCAACATTGTCTGTAGGAACCAAAGGGGTTCTGCATGGAATGATGACGTACTTGTTACAAGACAAAGAAGGTCAGATTACAGAGACTCATAGTATTTCTGCAGGGTTAGATTATCCAGGGGTGGGCCCTGAACATTCATACTATAAAGACACCAAACGAGTAAAATATCATGCAGCAACGGATGCAGAAGTTATTGACGCATTTCTTACATTAACAAGGACAGAAGGAATTATTCCAGCTTTGGAATCATCTCATGCAATTGCAGAAGCTATGAAAGTTGCAAGAAAGAGTAAAAAATCTGAATCAATTGTAGTTACTCTTTCAGGAAGAGGAGACAAAGACATCGAAGAAGTACAAAATTATTTGAATAAACATGTCAAGAATTAA
- the trpA gene encoding tryptophan synthase subunit alpha — protein sequence MSRIKEKFSELQARNQKALISYIMAGFPNEKATISTIRGLVKGGVDIIEIGFPFSDPLADGPVIQNASTVSLEKGTKIAKFFNLVKKIRKETDIPLILMTYTNILYHKGYAKFIVEAKRAGIDGFILPDMSIEESKEYLKAAKNNADTIFLISPNTSKTRIQKISKVTSGFLYLVAVFGTTGIKTGIKKYTIDAIKQVKKQTKGKIPVGVGFGVSTPDDVKKYIKAGADAVIVGSAYLKLIEKTPQNQLESKIASFTKSLKKQTIL from the coding sequence ATGTCAAGAATTAAAGAAAAGTTTTCAGAGTTACAGGCTAGAAACCAAAAAGCTCTGATATCATACATTATGGCAGGGTTTCCAAACGAGAAAGCAACCATATCCACCATTAGAGGATTGGTCAAGGGAGGAGTAGATATCATAGAGATTGGATTTCCATTTTCAGATCCTCTAGCTGACGGACCAGTCATTCAGAATGCAAGTACAGTATCCCTAGAAAAAGGAACAAAGATTGCAAAGTTTTTCAATCTTGTAAAAAAAATAAGAAAAGAAACAGACATCCCCCTTATTCTAATGACATATACCAATATTTTGTACCATAAAGGATACGCAAAATTCATTGTAGAAGCAAAAAGAGCAGGTATCGATGGTTTTATTCTTCCAGACATGTCAATAGAAGAGTCAAAAGAATACTTGAAGGCAGCAAAGAATAACGCAGATACAATATTCTTAATTTCTCCAAATACAAGCAAAACAAGAATTCAGAAAATATCTAAGGTAACATCAGGGTTTTTGTATCTGGTTGCAGTATTTGGCACTACAGGAATAAAAACAGGAATTAAAAAATATACAATAGATGCAATCAAGCAAGTCAAAAAACAGACCAAGGGAAAAATTCCAGTAGGGGTCGGATTTGGAGTTTCAACACCAGATGACGTAAAAAAATACATCAAAGCAGGGGCAGATGCCGTAATTGTCGGAAGTGCATATTTGAAATTGATTGAAAAGACCCCACAAAATCAACTAGAGTCAAAAATTGCATCATTTACAAAAAGTCTCAAAAAACAAACAATCCTTTAG